AACGGTCTCTCCCACGCCCTTATGAAGATAGGCGCGACGCTCGCTGGGGCCCTTGGTGGTCATGGGCGGTACCCCAGTCCGGACAGGAGATTGAGCGTCTCGTACAGCGGCAGCCCCACCACGCTGGGATAGGAGCCCTGCAGGTCGGTGATGAAACCGCCGGCCAGACCCTGGACGCCATAGCCGCCCGCCTTGCCGCGCCATTGACCGCTCGCGACATAGCTGTCCCTTTCGGCCTCGGAGAGCCGCTTGAAGCCGACCTTGGTCTCGACCAGACGAGTCGCTGTCCGCCCGCCGGGAGCGATCAGCGCGACCCCGGTCAGAACCTTGTGGTTCCGGCCAGACAGCAGCCTGAGACAATAGAGAACGTCGGCTTCGGTCTCGGCCTTGGGCAGAATACGCCTGCCAACGGCCACCACGGTGTCGGCGGCGAGGACGAAATCCTCCGGCGCGCGCGCGGCGACCACACGGGCTTTCTCAAGCGCGAGTCTCAGCGCGTGACGACGCGGGGTTTCGTCGCGAAGAGGCGTTTCGTCGATGTCGGCGGGATCAACACGGTCGGGGGTGACACCGACCTGGGCGAGCAGATCAAGGCGCCGGGGGCTCGCACTGGCCAGCACCAGCGCCGGCCCGGCGGCCACTTGGGCGGCCGTCGTCGGAGCCATCGGCGTCTTACTTGAAGCGGTAGGTGATACGGCCCTTGGTCAGGTCGTAGGGGGTCATCTCGACCAGCACCTTATCTCCCGCCAGGACGCGAATACGATTCTTGCGCATCTTGCCGGCGGTGTGCGCGATGATCTCGTGGTCGTTTTCCAGCTTCACGCGAAACGTGGCGTTCGGCAGCAGTTCGCTGACCGTACCGGGAAACTCGAGCAGTTCTTCCTTAGCCATCAGGCCTCTCAAAGGGACGAATCGGATAGCCGCGAGCGTACGCCCGACAGGGTTGTCGGGGCGAGCCGTTCGCGGCGAGGCGCCTCTATAGCGCAATTACCCCCCGAACGTCGATGGCGCGCCGAAACGTTGCTTGATCGCGGCCGCGAGGGCGTCTCGCACCTCGCGATAGGCCTCTAGGCGGGCCTCTCGCGAACCGTCGCTCAGAGTGGGATCGTGTGTCGGCCAGTACTCGATCTCGACCGATCGGTCGCGAGACAGCTCAACCGCGCGGTGCTGGGCTTCGGGCGTGAGGGAAACCACCACGTCGAAGCTGTCGTCCTCGAGCTCAGCAAAGGTCTTGGGCTTGTGGCCAGAAACGTCCAGGCCCAGTTCGTCCATGACCGCTACGACAAAGGGATCTATCCCCTCCCCCGCCGGATCGGACTTGAGGCCGCACGAGTCGACGAAGGCGCGCGTCCCGTAGAACCGCTTGAACAGTCCCTCGGCCATCGGCGAGCGCACGCGGTTGTAGTTGCAGGTGAACAGCACCGCGTCCGGCAACGGCTGCGACACGATCAGCCCCGCCAGTGCAGCGCGCAGATCAGGGTGAACAGGCGACGCGCTGTATCGAGGTCCGTCTTGACCTTGCCCTCCAGTCGCTCGCGCAGAAGGTTGGAGCCTTCGTTGTGCAGGCCCCGCCGCCCCATGTCCAAGGCTTCAATCTGCTGGGGCGAAGAGTTGCGGATCGCCGAATAGTAGCTGTCGCAGATCAGGAAATAGTCCTTGATCACGCCGCGAAACGGCGAGAGCGACAGCAGGTGCCGGCGCTCGTAGCCCGCCCCGGCGATATCGAAGGCCAGGCGGTTCTCGATCAGCGACAGCCGCACGTCATAGGGCCCCTCGCCGGCCTCGGCAGGCTCGAAATAGTTGCCCTCGAGCAGGTCGAAGATCGCCACCTGGCGCTCCTGCTCTTGATCGCGCGAGGCGGCCGCAAGGCTCTCCTCGTCGATCTCGATCGACTTGATCCGTTGGCTGGCGCGGGCGTCTGTGTTCATCTGGCGCGGGAGGTTCGCGCGTCAAACGTCGCTTGGCAACCTCACCGACGCCGATAGGGCGTGAGCGGGCAGCCCCTCGGCCTCGGCGAGGGCCACTGTGTGCGGTCCGAGCACGGCGAACGAGGCCGTATCGCACTTCACGATCGAGGTGCGCTTGATGAAGTCGTAGATCGACAGGCCGGACTGGAAGCGCGCCGCCCGGCTAGTGGGCAGGACGTGGTTGGAGCCGGCGACATAGTCGCCGATGGCTTCCGGCGTGAGACGGCCCAGGAAGATGGCGCCGGCGTGCCGCACCCGGTCGGACAGGCGCTCGGGGTTGTCGAGCGCGAACTCGACGTGCTCGGGCGCAATGGCGTCGACCAGGGCCGGGCTGTCGTCCAGCGGCGCGATGATCACCGCGCCGTGGTCGCGCCACGAGGCAGCAGCGTCCTCGCCTGTGGAGAGGGTCTTGAGGCGCTCGGCGATGGCCTGTTCAACCGCCGCGGCGAAAGCCTCGTCGTCGGTGATCAGGATCGACTGGGCGGCCGGATCGTGTTCGGCCTGGCTGAGCAGGTCGGCAGCGATCCAGTCGGGATTGTTGTTGCGGTCGGCGACCACCACAATCTCCGAGGGGCCGGCCAAGGCGTCGATGCCCACCACGCCGTACAGGCGGCGCTTGGCGGCGGTGACATAGGCGTTGCCGGGGCCGACGATCTTGTCGACCGGCTGGATCGGACCCGCGCCATAGGCCAGGGCGGCGACGGCCTGGGCTCCGCCCACGCGCCAGATCTCGGTGACCCCGGCTTCCTTCGCGGCGGCCAGCACGGCCGGCTGCAGCTTGCCGGGCGGGGTGACCATGGCGATGCGATCGACGCCGGCGACCTGGGCCGGGACGGCGTTCATCAGTACGGTCGAAGGATAGGCCGCGCGACCGCCCGGAACATAGACGCCGACGGCTTCCAGCGGCGTCCAGCGCCAGCCAAGCTCCACGCCGGCCTCGTCGGTCCAGGCCTGGTCGGCGGGACGCTGGCGGCTGTGATAAGCGCGGATACGCGCGGCGGCGAAGGCGATGGCGTCGCGCACATCGGCCGGGGTCTCCGACGCGCCGGCCTCGATCTCCTCGGCGGTCACGCGGATCGTCTCGGCCGTCAGTTCGACCTTGTCGAAGCGCCGGCTGTAGTCGAGCACCGCCTCGATTCCCTGCGTGCGGACCGCCTCCAGCACGGCGGCGGCGGCGGCGTCGACATCGGCCGGCGAGCCACGACGCTCGTCGAGGAAGGCCTTGAAGGCGGCCTGGAAATCGGGATCGGAGAACTTAAAGCGGCGCATGGCCTGCTAGATGCGGCTTTTTCCGACCAAGGCAAGCCCGAAAGCCTACGGAATGGCGGGGTCGCGCATGACAGCACGCCGCATCAGGAGTCCGTAGACGACCGCCGCGATCGCCAATCCGACGAACCAGGCATAGGTGTATAGCCCCGTCCAGATATTCCCAACGCCCCCGAACAGATGCGGCGCGGCGGCCGCCAAGAAACCCGGCAGATTGGGAGCGACGCCGAGGAGCAGCGCCACGACGGCGGCAATGTTCCAGCCCCCGCGATAGGCGTAGGTCCCGTCGCGGACATAGAGGTCATCGACCGCCAACCGAGCCTTACGGACGATCCAGTAGTCCACGATCAGCACGCCCGCGATCGGCCCCAGAAGCGCGCCGTATCCGACCAGCCAGGTGAAGATGTATCCCTGGGTCGTCTCAAGGAGCTTCCAGGGCATGATCAGGACGCCGATGACCGCCGTGATCCAGCCGCCCATCCGATAGCTGATCTTGCTGGGCCATAGCGCGGAGAAGTCGTAGGCCGGGCCCACCAGGTTGGCCGCGATGTTACAGCACACTGTGTCGAGGCTGATGATCAGCAAGCCGACCACCACCGCGATCCCGCCGATGTCGCCGGCCAGTTGGACCGGATCCCAGATCGCCTTGCCGAAGATGATCGTGGTCGCCGAGGTCGTCACCACGCTGACCACGGCCAGCAGCCCCATCGGCACGGGGAGTCCAACCGCCTGGCCGATGATCTGATCGGACTGGCGACGCGCGAAACGGGTAAAGTCGGGAATGTTGAGCGCAAGGGTCGCCCAGAAGCCGACCATGGCCGTCAAGGCGGGCGCGAAAACCGTCCAGAACTGGCCGGCCTTGGCGCCGCCCGCCGCGAAGGCCGAAGGCTGGTGCAGGATCGGCCCCAGGCCTCCCGCCTTGTCCACGGCCCACCACACCATCAAGGCGCAGATCAGGATCTTGATCGGCGCGGTCCAGGTCTCCAAACGGCGGATCGCCGTCAGGCCCTTTGTCACGAAGAGTAGTTGCACGCCCCAGAAGGCGAAGAACGCCAGAAGTTGCCCAACACCGATCCCCAATAGCGGCAGCGGGGCTCCTTCCAGTTTCCGGCCGGCGATGACGCCCAGCAGGGTCAGCAACGCTCCGCCGCCGATCCAGGTCTGGATGCCGTACCAACCGCAAGCAACGACCGCGCGCGCCACCGCCGGGATCCGCGCGCCCTTCCAGCCGAATGAAGCCCTGGCCAGGACGGCGTAAGGCACGCCCCAGCGCGCCCCGGCGTGTCCGATCAGCAGCATCGGGACCAGGACGATCACATTGCCGAGCAGAACGGTCAGCACCGCCTGCATCGCCGACATGCCCTGCTCGATCAGACCCGACGCCAGCATGTAAGCCGGCACGCAGATGACCATACCCAGCCACAGCGCCGCGAAATGCCACCAACGCCAGTTGCGCTGCGCCTCAGTGGTCGGCGCTAGGTCTTCGTTCCAGAGCTCATTGTCGGGCGCGCGCATGCCGCTCTCCGCGGGTGCGATCCATCCCCAGCGCGCCGGCCCCCGCCTCGACGCGACCTGACCTTACGGGCGGATCGCTCCGGCTGGCAATTGAGGTCGCCCTGGTCCTGAGCCGCGCTAACCCAGAGCTGCGTAAGCCAGCGTGGCCAGTCCGGCGCAGAAGACAAAGCTCAGCGCGACCAGCGTCGCCCGTCCCCAATCGAAACAAGGCCCGCCATGCCGCAGAACCGGCGGCGCGGGCTTGGTGATGTCGCAGGCACGAAATAGCACGGACTGGGATTCGCCCGTCGCGTAGGCGGTCTTCCTGGCCATGTGGGCCTCCCTGACGTTCACGCCTCTTCTGAGCGCGTGGCGTTAGGTTAACACCGCTCGCCTGTCCGGCGAATTGGCTGGGCGATCACTAGCGCGTGGGACGAATCTCCGGCGCCGCTCCTGCTTGCGGAAAGATCAGGAAAAAGGCGCCGCTCAGAGTTTGAGCAGGCGCCCAAATCGGAGGCCTTTAGTCCTTGTGCCCCGGCGTTCGGGGCGTGGACCAGGGATCGGACACATCCGCCAGCGCGACGTCGAGACAATCGACCGTCACGCGCATGTCGCCGCCGCCCGCGAAGGTCAACGTTACGACGCCGGCCGGAGGCTCCTCGGCAGGCTCGAAGCCAATGGACAGCAACTCGACGACGGCGCCCTTGGCGTCCCGGCGCAGATTGCGCGCCTGGACGCTCGAGACATCGCCGAACTGAAGCGCCGAACGCACCCGCTCGCCCTGCTTGCCCTTCCGCGCTTCCCAACGGAAGCGATTGCAGGCGATGGTCAGGGTGCGAGCCTGAGCGTCCCATCGGATGTCGCCGATCTTGGCGATGGCGTCCTGAAGCGCTGCAGACAGGACCCCCAGGTCGTCGGCGTCGTGCGCCAGCAGGCGCAAGGGCTTGGCGGCCTCGGCCATGATCAGAGTTCCGCCTCGCCGTCGCCCTTGATGCGCCGCACCTGAGCCCCGCAGGCGCCCAGTTTCTCTTCCAGGCGCTCGAAGCCCCGGTCGAGGTGATAGATGCGACTGACCGTGGTCTCGCCGCGCGCGACCAAGCCCGCAATCACCAGGCTGACCGAAGCCCGCAGGTCGGTGGCCATGACCTCGGCGCCTTCCAGTTGTTCCACGCCGCGCACCCGCGCCTCGCCGCCCGACACCGAGATGTCGGCGCCCAGGCGCATCAGCTCCGGTGCGTGCATGAACCGGTTCTCGAAGATGGTCTCGCGGATCCGGCTCTCGCCCCTGGCCGTCGTCATCAGCGCCATGAACTGGGCCTGCAGGTCGGTGGCGAACCCGGGGAACGGCGCGGTTTCGATATCGACGGCGGTCAGGCGCTGGCCGTCGCGGCGGATGATGCACCCGTCAGCCGTCTCCTCAACGCCCGCGCCGGCTTCCTTCAGCTTGTCGAGCAAGGCGTCGATCAGGCCCGGACGCGCGTTGCTGAGACGCACCTCGCCGCCGGCCATGGCGGCCGCCACGGCGTAGGTGCCCATCTCGATCCGATCCGGAATGACAGCGTGCGTCGCGCCGTGCAGACGCGGAACGCCGGTGATCGTCACCGTCGGGGTGCCGGCGCCCTCGACCTTGGCGCCCATGGCGTTCAGGCACTCCTGGAGGTCGACGAGTTCCGGCTCGCAGGCGGCGTTGTGGATCACCGACACGCCGTCGGCCAGCACAGCGGCCAGCATCGCATGCTCTGTGGCGCCCACCGACACGAACGGGAAGGTGATCTCCGCGCCCTTCAGGCCACGCGGGGCCTGTGCGTAGACATAGCCTTCGTGCAAGTCGATCTTGGCGCCCAGGGCCTCGATGGCCTGCAGGTGCAGATCGACGGGCCGGGCCCCGATCGTGCAGCCGCCCGGCAGCGAAACCTTGGCTTGGCCCGAACGCGCCACCAACGGGCCCAGCACGTTGAACGAGGCGCGCATCTGGCGGACCAGGTCATAAGGCGCGAAGCCGCTGGTGATCTCCGGCGCATGGAGGAGGGTCTGCTGGCCGTCGGAGCCGTCGCTTTCGGTCACCTCCACGCCCAGACGCGTCAGCAGCTTGCCCAGAAAACGGGTGTCGGCCAGACGCGGCATGTTGGTCAGGCGCAGCGGCTCGTCGGTGAGCAGGCTGGCCGCCATCAGCTTGATGGCCGAGTTCTTGGCGCCGCTGACCGGGATCGTCCCGTTCAACTGCGCGCCGCCGATGATGGCGATGCGATCCATTAAGGTCCCTCGAACGCGCGGGGTGGGGACGCCGCGCGGTCAACATGTGAGGCGCGCCTTCTATCCGTTGCAAGAGGGCTTGCAAGGCCCTGCCGCTTAAATCGGCGCTGAGAGATCATAGGGACGCTCGTCGGGCCAGAACAGCGCGTGTGTGGTGCTGGCGAGGTCGATCGCCACCTGGGCCAGATCGATCGCCTTGCGAACCGCCGCCAGGCCATCCTCGCCGAACGCCGCCCTGCCATACTGGGTGTCGAACGGGCCGCCGTCGCCCGCGAGCCTCACCGCCACGGCCCAGCCTGCGCCGACAGGATTCGGAAACGGCGCAGACAACGCGAGGGTCAGGATTCGCCGCTGCCCGGTCGCGTGAGTTATCCCCAGCAACTTTCGAACGTCGTTATACGGCCCTGGCGCGGCTTCGGCCGCCGTGATCGCTGCGTCGTCTTCGCCAGAATCCTTGCGCGACGCGGCTTTTCGCTTCCGGAGATTGGTTCGGAGGGCCTCCGCGAGCTTGGCTTCACGGGCCATCTTGTCGTCGTTGATCGGCATGTTCCGGGGGTGCGGCGACAAAGTTGTTCGGTCAAGACGATTTTGGGCTTGGCGTTCGCGATTCTCCTCGCTATACGCCCCCTCCTCGTCGCCGCCGTAGCTCAGTGGTAGAGCGCATCCTTGGTAAGGCTGAGGTCGGCAGTTCAATCCTGCCCGGCGGCACCATGGGGACCCAAGCAAGTTTCGTTGCTTGGGTCCCCGCCATTCCGACGAGACTTCCAGATACAGTTTCAGGTACCCAACGCTCCCCAGCGTCGCCTTGCGGCTTGGGTACAGTCACAGGCGCGCCAAGAGATCGCGGCCAGGGACTGGCCGCGACGCGGGCGTGACACCGGCGTCCGTGGCGCCTCGGCTATGCGGTCTGATTGACGCGCTTCAGCCTCGCCATGGCGGCGAAAATCAGCACGCTGGTGACCAGCAACACCGCCGCCAGCGCCAGCATGGGCGCGAGATCGCTGCCGGTGGCGTCCCGCACCACGGGCACCAGATTCTGGGCGATGAAGCCGCCCAGGTTGCCCACCGCGTTGATCGCCGCGATACCGGCAGCGGCGCGCGGGCCGCTGAGGAAGCTGGGGGGCAAGCTCCAGAACACCGGCTGGGCGGCGAAGATCGCCGGCGCGGCGACGCACAGCATGGCGAACTTCAACGGCGCGCCAGGCACAATGACGCTCAGGCTCAGCGCCACCGCGCCCAGGAGGACAGGACCAGCGATGTGCCAGGCGCTGGCGCCGTGCCGGGCGGCGTGACGCGGCACAAACCAGAGCGCCACGGCGACGAATAGCCACGGAATGACGTTGATGAAGCCATTCACCGCGTTGGAGACCCCAAACGACTTTACGATCGTTGGAAGCCAGTAGCTGAGGCCGTAGGCGCCCAGCGGCATGCCGATATAGAGCCCGGCCAGCATCAGGACACGCGGATCAAAGATCGCCTTCCAGGCGCCGCGATGATCGTCGACCTCGCCCCCCCGCTCGGTCGCCAGCACCGAAGCCAGCCAGGACTTCTCGGCCTGGGGCAGCCAACCCGCCTGTTCGGGGCCGTTCGGCAGCTTCCAGAGCACGTAGGGCGCCAGGAGAACCGCCGGCATTCCGGTAACCAGAAAAACCCATTGCCAGCCCGCCAGCTCGAGAAAACCGTCCAGCCCGAGCAGAAGCCCGCCGACCGCCGCGCCGACCGCATTGGCCAGTGCGGAGGCGATCATGAAGAGACCCACCATCCGCGCACGATGCGCCTGAGGGTACCAGAGGGTCAGGACGTAGAGCACGCCGGGGAAGAACCCCGCCTCTGTCGCCCCCAGCAGAAAGCGCAGCACGTAGAACATCGCCGCGTTCTGGGTGAAGCCGAGCGCCAGGGTGACGAGGCCCCAAGAGAACATGATCCGGGCGAACCACACCCGGGCGCCCACACGCGCCAGGATCAGGTTCGAGGGCGCCTCGAAGAGGAAGTAGCCGATGAAGAACAGCGACGCGCCCAGGCCATAGGCGGCCTCGCTGAGTCCCAGCGCCTGCACCATGTCCAGCTTGGCGTAGGAGACGTTCTGCCGGTCGATATAGGCGATCAGGTACATCAGGCAGAACAGCGGCATCAGCCGCCGCGTCACGCGCCCGACGGTGGCGCGCTCCAGGTCACCGGAGGGATCGGACATCGAAGGTCTCCTAGGAAGCGCGACCCGCTTATGAGGCGCCGGGCGGCGGCGCGGTCGATTCGCGCTCGATGAGGTGGTGGTCGAGGATGTGGTCGGCGGCGAAAGGCGCGTCCGAGCGCAGCGCGCGGATCAGGCGGTCCAGCGCCACAGCGGCCATTTGTCGGACGGGCTGACGGATGGTCGTCAGGGGCGGCCAGAGCGTGGTGGCGACGGTCGTGTCGTCGAAGCCCACCACCGTCAGATCCGCCGGCACGTCGAGATGTCGCCGATGCGCAACCGAGACCGCTGCGGCCGCCATATCGTCATTGCTGGCGAAGATGGCCGTCGGCGGCGTATCGGCGCCAAGCAGGGCTTCAGCCGCCGCCAGCCCTGAGACGTAGGTGAACCCGCCTTGGGCAACGACCAGCTCGGCGCCGTCCACAGCCGCAATGGCCGCCCTGGCGCCCTCGAGACGCTCCGCGCTGGCCGTCTGGTCGGGGTTGCCCGTGATGAAGCCGATACGCCTGTGCCCCAGCGCCAGCAGGCGGCCGGTCATGGTGAGGCTGGCTTCTCGATCATCGATTCGCACATTGATGGCGTCAGCGACGGGCCGGGCCGCCGCAACCACCGCGATCGGAAGACCGGCGGCGCGCAAGATGTCGCGCGCCAAGGCGGACTCGCCGAGCGGAGGGGCCAATACGACGCCCTGCACGCCAGCGCTCACCAAGCTCTCCAGTTCGGGCGCGGACGGCGGGCGCCCTCCCTCCCCTCGAACGAGGATCAGGCGCGCGCCCGCGCTGGTCGCTTCCTCGAACACGCCGATCAGGAAGTCGCTCATGAACGCGGCGCTGGGATTGGAGTAGACCACGCCGATCCGGAGCTCGCCGTCCATGACGAGATTCCGCGCTGTGAGATTAGGCTGGAAGTTCAGCTCGCGGATCGCCGCCAGAACCGCTTGGCGTGTGTCTTCGCGAACCTTGGCCTCGTGGTTCAGGACGCGTGAGACAGTCATTCGCGAGACGCCCGCGCGCTGCGCGACGTCGGCCATGGTCGCCCCCCGGACGCGCTCCGGGCGGCTCAAGGGCTCACCCCGAAGAGGCGCTGGGCGCTGATCGCTCCGGTGTCCAGAATCGTCATCCAAACCTCGGTTCCCCCAATATCGAACAGCGGGGAATCCTTAGCGCAAAGAAAGGCGCCCGGACCACGGCTCGACGCAGGTCGACCGGATCCGGGCGAGGCCGCCCAGGGGAGGTGAAGGCGGACGGCCCTGGACGTCTTAGAAGGCGTAGCGGACACCCACGTGGTAGAAGCGACCCAGCAGGTCATACAGCGCGGGGTTGGCGTCCAGCCCCGTATTGGTCTGCGGAGATGGCGTCGGGTCACGGTTCAGCAGGTTGTCGACCTTGAAGTAGGCTTGAGCCCCATTGCCGAACTTGTAGGACGCGCTGACGTCGACATAGGTCGCGCCGCTCATCTTGTTGTAGTCGATCGTCGGCCTGTTGACCGTCGAGACCGGGCAGCTGCCCGCCTTGCACTCGACGTACTGGTTGCCGAACGTGCCATCGCTGAACCACCGCTCCTGGACGCTGAGGGCGAACTTGTCGTTTTCCCAGGACTGGATCGCCAGGAATTTCCAGTCCGGCGTGGCGCCGGAGTTCTGCCCCGCCGCGTCCGTCGCGATCGCGCCCGGGATGCCCGGATTGGTCACGAACTTGTGGGTGTTGGTCGCGAGACCCCGCACCGTGAAGCGGCCCGGAATGCTGGGCAACTCGAACCGATAGCTGCTCTCGATATCGAAGCCGCTGGTCTTGATCGAGGACAGGTTGAACACCTGCGCGTTGACATAGGGCGTCCCGGCCGACGGCGTGAAGTTGAACGCGCCGCAGAACTGCGAGAGTCCTGAGTAGCAGAAGTTGACGATCTGCTGCGCGCCGAGGCTCGAAATGCCGCCGTTCAGCACGATGTTGTACCAGTCGACCGAAACGCTGAAGCCCGGCAACCACTGCGGGTTGGACAGCACCGCGCCGACCGTGAAGTTCTTGGCGATCTCGGGCTTCAGGTCAGGATTGCCGACGACGTTCTGCAGCACCAGCAGCGCACCGCCCGTGAACGGGTTGGTGAAGTTAGGCAGCGTGGTGGTGACCGGCGCGGCGTACAGCTCCGACAGGTTCGGCGCGCGGACGTCTCGCGAAGTCACCGCGCGCAGGCGCACGCCGTCGATGGGAGTATCCCAGGTGCCCCCGACCTTCCACGTATAGACCGTGCCCGAGGTGCTGTAATCGGTCCAGCGACCGGCCATGTTCAGGTTGGCCCGGCCCGCGGCTTCGGAATTGACCAGCGGGATGTTCACTTCGGCGTAGGCTTCCTTCACCGAGTACTTGCCGGCGCCCGAGTGATAGTTGCCAGCGTACCAGTTGGCGCCAGCCACGTTCAGGATCGGATCGGCGGGATAGTCGGCCGTGTACGGCGAGTCCGCCGCGCCGTCGCCATAGGGGTCGCCCTTGACGTGATACTGCTCCTGCCGCCACTCAGCGCCGAAGGCCAGCGAGATCGGGCCGGCCCAGCCGGTGAACGGTTCGCCGCTGAAGTTGATGCTGGCGACGTCCTGCTTCTGCACCGAGTGCTGATACGGGCCGTTCTTGGGCGTGATGTAGGCGAGCGCGGCCTCGCTGGGGCGCTGGCCGCCGAAGATGTTGATTGGAACGCAGCCGTTGGCGCGGGCCACGGGATCGGCGCAGACGATCTGGCCGCCGATCGTGGTAGCCTGGATGGCCTGACGGTAGCGCGGGTTCAGCATGATGTCGCGGACATGGATGTCCGTAGTGTTCTCGCCATGCTCGAAATAGGCGTCGTAGCGCCATTCCTTGCCGAGGGCGTTGAACTTGCCGTCAGCCCCGATGACGCCGCGATACTGCGTACGGGTGGGGTGGACGTTGATGTTGCGTGGCAGGAGGGCGTTGCTGGTGCCGTAGGTGAAGGTCGTGATGCCGTTGGCCGCGCACGCCGCGACGACCGACGCCGGCAGGTACGGGTTCGAGCAGGACATGGTCAG
The DNA window shown above is from Caulobacter sp. FWC26 and carries:
- a CDS encoding NCS1 family nucleobase:cation symporter-1, which translates into the protein MRAPDNELWNEDLAPTTEAQRNWRWWHFAALWLGMVICVPAYMLASGLIEQGMSAMQAVLTVLLGNVIVLVPMLLIGHAGARWGVPYAVLARASFGWKGARIPAVARAVVACGWYGIQTWIGGGALLTLLGVIAGRKLEGAPLPLLGIGVGQLLAFFAFWGVQLLFVTKGLTAIRRLETWTAPIKILICALMVWWAVDKAGGLGPILHQPSAFAAGGAKAGQFWTVFAPALTAMVGFWATLALNIPDFTRFARRQSDQIIGQAVGLPVPMGLLAVVSVVTTSATTIIFGKAIWDPVQLAGDIGGIAVVVGLLIISLDTVCCNIAANLVGPAYDFSALWPSKISYRMGGWITAVIGVLIMPWKLLETTQGYIFTWLVGYGALLGPIAGVLIVDYWIVRKARLAVDDLYVRDGTYAYRGGWNIAAVVALLLGVAPNLPGFLAAAAPHLFGGVGNIWTGLYTYAWFVGLAIAAVVYGLLMRRAVMRDPAIP
- a CDS encoding UPF0262 family protein, which codes for MNTDARASQRIKSIEIDEESLAAASRDQEQERQVAIFDLLEGNYFEPAEAGEGPYDVRLSLIENRLAFDIAGAGYERRHLLSLSPFRGVIKDYFLICDSYYSAIRNSSPQQIEALDMGRRGLHNEGSNLLRERLEGKVKTDLDTARRLFTLICALHWRG
- a CDS encoding MFS transporter is translated as MSDPSGDLERATVGRVTRRLMPLFCLMYLIAYIDRQNVSYAKLDMVQALGLSEAAYGLGASLFFIGYFLFEAPSNLILARVGARVWFARIMFSWGLVTLALGFTQNAAMFYVLRFLLGATEAGFFPGVLYVLTLWYPQAHRARMVGLFMIASALANAVGAAVGGLLLGLDGFLELAGWQWVFLVTGMPAVLLAPYVLWKLPNGPEQAGWLPQAEKSWLASVLATERGGEVDDHRGAWKAIFDPRVLMLAGLYIGMPLGAYGLSYWLPTIVKSFGVSNAVNGFINVIPWLFVAVALWFVPRHAARHGASAWHIAGPVLLGAVALSLSVIVPGAPLKFAMLCVAAPAIFAAQPVFWSLPPSFLSGPRAAAGIAAINAVGNLGGFIAQNLVPVVRDATGSDLAPMLALAAVLLVTSVLIFAAMARLKRVNQTA
- a CDS encoding DUF2948 family protein, translating into MAEAAKPLRLLAHDADDLGVLSAALQDAIAKIGDIRWDAQARTLTIACNRFRWEARKGKQGERVRSALQFGDVSSVQARNLRRDAKGAVVELLSIGFEPAEEPPAGVVTLTFAGGGDMRVTVDCLDVALADVSDPWSTPRTPGHKD
- the infA gene encoding translation initiation factor IF-1, with the translated sequence MAKEELLEFPGTVSELLPNATFRVKLENDHEIIAHTAGKMRKNRIRVLAGDKVLVEMTPYDLTKGRITYRFK
- a CDS encoding arsenate reductase ArsC; the encoded protein is MSQPLPDAVLFTCNYNRVRSPMAEGLFKRFYGTRAFVDSCGLKSDPAGEGIDPFVVAVMDELGLDVSGHKPKTFAELEDDSFDVVVSLTPEAQHRAVELSRDRSVEIEYWPTHDPTLSDGSREARLEAYREVRDALAAAIKQRFGAPSTFGG
- a CDS encoding nucleoside triphosphate pyrophosphatase yields the protein MAPTTAAQVAAGPALVLASASPRRLDLLAQVGVTPDRVDPADIDETPLRDETPRRHALRLALEKARVVAARAPEDFVLAADTVVAVGRRILPKAETEADVLYCLRLLSGRNHKVLTGVALIAPGGRTATRLVETKVGFKRLSEAERDSYVASGQWRGKAGGYGVQGLAGGFITDLQGSYPSVVGLPLYETLNLLSGLGYRP
- a CDS encoding LacI family DNA-binding transcriptional regulator, with product MSRPERVRGATMADVAQRAGVSRMTVSRVLNHEAKVREDTRQAVLAAIRELNFQPNLTARNLVMDGELRIGVVYSNPSAAFMSDFLIGVFEEATSAGARLILVRGEGGRPPSAPELESLVSAGVQGVVLAPPLGESALARDILRAAGLPIAVVAAARPVADAINVRIDDREASLTMTGRLLALGHRRIGFITGNPDQTASAERLEGARAAIAAVDGAELVVAQGGFTYVSGLAAAEALLGADTPPTAIFASNDDMAAAAVSVAHRRHLDVPADLTVVGFDDTTVATTLWPPLTTIRQPVRQMAAVALDRLIRALRSDAPFAADHILDHHLIERESTAPPPGAS
- the hisD gene encoding histidinol dehydrogenase, whose product is MRRFKFSDPDFQAAFKAFLDERRGSPADVDAAAAAVLEAVRTQGIEAVLDYSRRFDKVELTAETIRVTAEEIEAGASETPADVRDAIAFAAARIRAYHSRQRPADQAWTDEAGVELGWRWTPLEAVGVYVPGGRAAYPSTVLMNAVPAQVAGVDRIAMVTPPGKLQPAVLAAAKEAGVTEIWRVGGAQAVAALAYGAGPIQPVDKIVGPGNAYVTAAKRRLYGVVGIDALAGPSEIVVVADRNNNPDWIAADLLSQAEHDPAAQSILITDDEAFAAAVEQAIAERLKTLSTGEDAAASWRDHGAVIIAPLDDSPALVDAIAPEHVEFALDNPERLSDRVRHAGAIFLGRLTPEAIGDYVAGSNHVLPTSRAARFQSGLSIYDFIKRTSIVKCDTASFAVLGPHTVALAEAEGLPAHALSASVRLPSDV
- the murA gene encoding UDP-N-acetylglucosamine 1-carboxyvinyltransferase, with the protein product MDRIAIIGGAQLNGTIPVSGAKNSAIKLMAASLLTDEPLRLTNMPRLADTRFLGKLLTRLGVEVTESDGSDGQQTLLHAPEITSGFAPYDLVRQMRASFNVLGPLVARSGQAKVSLPGGCTIGARPVDLHLQAIEALGAKIDLHEGYVYAQAPRGLKGAEITFPFVSVGATEHAMLAAVLADGVSVIHNAACEPELVDLQECLNAMGAKVEGAGTPTVTITGVPRLHGATHAVIPDRIEMGTYAVAAAMAGGEVRLSNARPGLIDALLDKLKEAGAGVEETADGCIIRRDGQRLTAVDIETAPFPGFATDLQAQFMALMTTARGESRIRETIFENRFMHAPELMRLGADISVSGGEARVRGVEQLEGAEVMATDLRASVSLVIAGLVARGETTVSRIYHLDRGFERLEEKLGACGAQVRRIKGDGEAEL